In Ovis aries strain OAR_USU_Benz2616 breed Rambouillet chromosome 14, ARS-UI_Ramb_v3.0, whole genome shotgun sequence, a single genomic region encodes these proteins:
- the POU2F2 gene encoding POU domain, class 2, transcription factor 2 isoform X11, translating into MVHSSMGAPEIRMSKPLEAEKQGLDSPSEHTDTERNGPDTNHQNPQNKTSPFSVSPTGPSTKIKAEDPSGDSAPAAPPPPQPAQPHLPQAQLMLTGSQLAGLTALMPAQQQLLLQQAQAQLLAAAVQQSSAAAAAAASTSSSSSSSSSSASSSTSQPPASSSSGGGDLPPPQSASQPPGTPQLTLSQPIQLTAQDIQQLLQLQQLVLVPGHHLQPPAQFLLPQAQQSQPGLLPTPNLFQLPQQTQGALLTSQPRAGLPTQAVTRPTLPDPHLSHPQPPKCLEPPSHPEEPSDLEELEQFARTFKQRRIKLGFTQGDVGLAMGKLYGNDFSQTTISRFEALNLSFKNMCKLKPLLEKWLNDAETMSVDSSLPSPNQLSSPSLGFDGLPGRRRKKRTSIETNVRFALEKSFLANQKPTSEEILLIAEQLHMEKEVIRVWFCNRRQKEKRINPCSAAPMLPSPGKPASYSPHLVTPQGGAGTLPLSQASSSLSTTVTTLSSAVGTLHPSRTAGGGGAGGGAAPPLNSIPSVTPPPPATTNSTNPSPQGSHSAIGLSGLSPSTGPGLWWNPAPYQP; encoded by the exons AAATAAGAATGTCTAAGCCCCTGGAGGCCGAGAAGCAAGGTCTGGACTCTCCGTCAGAGCACACAG ACACTGAAAGAAATGGACCAGACACTAACCATCAG AACCCCCAGAATAAGACCTCCCCATTCTCGGTGTCCCCGACTGGCCCCAGTACCAAG ATCAAGGCTGAAGACCCCAGCGGCGACTCAGCCCCAGCAGCACCCCCGCCCCCGCAGCCGGCTCAGCCACACCTGCCCCAGGCCCAACTCATGTTGACTGGCAGCCAGCTAGCCGGG CTCACGGCGCTGATGCCGGCTCAGCAGCAGCTCCTCCTGCAGCAAGCGCAGGCCCAGCTCCTGGCCGCCGCCGTGCAGCAGTccagcgccgccgccgccgccgccgcctccacctcctcctcttcttcctcctcctcctcctccgcctcctcctcgACCTCAcagcccccagcctcctcctcctccggggGAGGCGACCTGCCACCACCACAGTCTGCCAGCCAGCCCCCGGGGACCCCACAGCTTACCCTGTCCCAGCCCATCCAGCTCACAGCACAG GACATCCAgcagctcctccagctccagcagctgGTGCTTGTGCCAGGCCACCACCTCCAGCCACCTGCTCAGTTCCTGCTGCCGCAGGCCCAGCAGAGTCAGCCAG GCCTGCTACCAACGCCAAATCTATTCCAGCTACCTCAGCAAACCCAGGGAGCTCTTCTGACCTCCCAGCCCCGGGCAGGGCTGCCCACACAG GCCGTGACCCGCCCCACGCTGCCCGACCCGCACCTCTCACACCCGCAGCCCCCCAAATGCTTGGAGCCACCATCCCATCCCGAGGAGCCCAGTGATCTGGAGGAGCTGGAGCAGTTCGCTCGCACCTTCAAGCAACGCCGCATTAAGCTGGGTTTCACACAG GGTGATGTGGGCCTGGCCATGGGCAAGCTCTATGGCAACGACTTCAGCCAGACGACCATTTCCCGCTTCGAGGCCCTCAACCTGAGCTTCAAGAACATGTGCAAACTCAAGCCCCTCCTGGAGAAGTGGCTCAATGACGCAG AGACTATGTCTGTGGACTCAAGCCTGCCCAGCCCCAACCAGCTGAGCAGCCCCAGCCTGGGTTTCGACGGGCTCCCCGGACGGAGACGCAAGAAGAGGACCAGCATCGAGACAAACGTCCGCTTCGCCTTAGAGAAGAGTTTTCTAGCG AACCAGAAGCCTACCTCAGAGGAGATCCTGCTGATCGCAGAGCAGCTGCACATGGAGAAGGAAGTAATCCGCGTCTGGTTCTGCAACCGGCGCCAGAAGGAGAAACGCATCAACCCCTGCAGCGCGGCCCCCATGCTGCCCAGCCCGGGCAAGCCGGCCAGCTACAGCCCCCACCTG gtCACACCGCAAGGGGGCGCCGGGACCCTGCCATTGTCCCAAGCTTCCAGCAGTCTGAGCACAACAG TTACTACCTTATCCTCAGCTGTGGGGACACTCCACCCCAGCCGGACagctggagggggtggggctggaggcggGGCCGCGCCCCCCCTCAATTCCATCCCCTCtgtcacccccccacccccggccaccACCAACAGCACAAATCCCAGCCCTCAAGGCAGCCACTCAGCCATCGGCTTGTCGGGCCTGAGCCCCAGCACGGG ccctggcctcTGGTGGAACCCTGCCCCTTACCAGCCTTGA
- the POU2F2 gene encoding POU domain, class 2, transcription factor 2 isoform X4 → MSKPLEAEKQGLDSPSEHTDTERNGPDTNHQNPQNKTSPFSVSPTGPSTKIKAEDPSGDSAPAAPPPPQPAQPHLPQAQLMLTGSQLAGLTALMPAQQQLLLQQAQAQLLAAAVQQSSAAAAAAASTSSSSSSSSSSASSSTSQPPASSSSGGGDLPPPQSASQPPGTPQLTLSQPIQLTAQDIQQLLQLQQLVLVPGHHLQPPAQFLLPQAQQSQPGLLPTPNLFQLPQQTQGALLTSQPRAGLPTQAVTRPTLPDPHLSHPQPPKCLEPPSHPEEPSDLEELEQFARTFKQRRIKLGFTQGDVGLAMGKLYGNDFSQTTISRFEALNLSFKNMCKLKPLLEKWLNDAETMSVDSSLPSPNQLSSPSLGFDGLPGRRRKKRTSIETNVRFALEKSFLANQKPTSEEILLIAEQLHMEKEVIRVWFCNRRQKEKRINPCSAAPMLPSPGKPASYSPHLVTPQGGAGTLPLSQASSSLSTTARQVPLSMGFPRQEYWSGLPCPPPRDLPDPENEPASLRSPALAVTTLSSAVGTLHPSRTAGGGGAGGGAAPPLNSIPSVTPPPPATTNSTNPSPQGSHSAIGLSGLSPSTGSTMVGLSSGLSPALMSNNPLATIQALASGGTLPLTSLDSSGNLVLGAAGAAPGSPGLVTSPLFLNHAGLPLLSAPPGVGLVSAAAAAVAASISSKSPGLSSSSSSSSSSSSSTCSETAAQTPGGPGGPEVGSKPE, encoded by the exons ATGTCTAAGCCCCTGGAGGCCGAGAAGCAAGGTCTGGACTCTCCGTCAGAGCACACAG ACACTGAAAGAAATGGACCAGACACTAACCATCAG AACCCCCAGAATAAGACCTCCCCATTCTCGGTGTCCCCGACTGGCCCCAGTACCAAG ATCAAGGCTGAAGACCCCAGCGGCGACTCAGCCCCAGCAGCACCCCCGCCCCCGCAGCCGGCTCAGCCACACCTGCCCCAGGCCCAACTCATGTTGACTGGCAGCCAGCTAGCCGGG CTCACGGCGCTGATGCCGGCTCAGCAGCAGCTCCTCCTGCAGCAAGCGCAGGCCCAGCTCCTGGCCGCCGCCGTGCAGCAGTccagcgccgccgccgccgccgccgcctccacctcctcctcttcttcctcctcctcctcctccgcctcctcctcgACCTCAcagcccccagcctcctcctcctccggggGAGGCGACCTGCCACCACCACAGTCTGCCAGCCAGCCCCCGGGGACCCCACAGCTTACCCTGTCCCAGCCCATCCAGCTCACAGCACAG GACATCCAgcagctcctccagctccagcagctgGTGCTTGTGCCAGGCCACCACCTCCAGCCACCTGCTCAGTTCCTGCTGCCGCAGGCCCAGCAGAGTCAGCCAG GCCTGCTACCAACGCCAAATCTATTCCAGCTACCTCAGCAAACCCAGGGAGCTCTTCTGACCTCCCAGCCCCGGGCAGGGCTGCCCACACAG GCCGTGACCCGCCCCACGCTGCCCGACCCGCACCTCTCACACCCGCAGCCCCCCAAATGCTTGGAGCCACCATCCCATCCCGAGGAGCCCAGTGATCTGGAGGAGCTGGAGCAGTTCGCTCGCACCTTCAAGCAACGCCGCATTAAGCTGGGTTTCACACAG GGTGATGTGGGCCTGGCCATGGGCAAGCTCTATGGCAACGACTTCAGCCAGACGACCATTTCCCGCTTCGAGGCCCTCAACCTGAGCTTCAAGAACATGTGCAAACTCAAGCCCCTCCTGGAGAAGTGGCTCAATGACGCAG AGACTATGTCTGTGGACTCAAGCCTGCCCAGCCCCAACCAGCTGAGCAGCCCCAGCCTGGGTTTCGACGGGCTCCCCGGACGGAGACGCAAGAAGAGGACCAGCATCGAGACAAACGTCCGCTTCGCCTTAGAGAAGAGTTTTCTAGCG AACCAGAAGCCTACCTCAGAGGAGATCCTGCTGATCGCAGAGCAGCTGCACATGGAGAAGGAAGTAATCCGCGTCTGGTTCTGCAACCGGCGCCAGAAGGAGAAACGCATCAACCCCTGCAGCGCGGCCCCCATGCTGCCCAGCCCGGGCAAGCCGGCCAGCTACAGCCCCCACCTG gtCACACCGCAAGGGGGCGCCGGGACCCTGCCATTGTCCCAAGCTTCCAGCAGTCTGAGCACAACAG cccgccaggttcctctgtccatgggatttcccaggcaagaatactggagtgggttgccctgccctcctccaagggatcttcccgacccagagaacGAACCggcgtctcttaggtctcctgcattggcag TTACTACCTTATCCTCAGCTGTGGGGACACTCCACCCCAGCCGGACagctggagggggtggggctggaggcggGGCCGCGCCCCCCCTCAATTCCATCCCCTCtgtcacccccccacccccggccaccACCAACAGCACAAATCCCAGCCCTCAAGGCAGCCACTCAGCCATCGGCTTGTCGGGCCTGAGCCCCAGCACGGG AAGCACAATGGTGGGGTTGAGCTCCGGGCTGAGTCCAGCCCTCATGAGCAACAACCCTTTGGCCACTATCCAAG ccctggcctcTGGTGGAACCCTGCCCCTTACCAGCCTTGACAGCAGCGGGAACCTGGTGCTGGGGGCGGCTGGCGCAGCCCCAGGGAGCCCAGGCCTGGTGACCTCACCGCTCTTCTTGAACCACGCTGGGCTGCCCCTGCTCAGCGCCCCGCCTGGCGTGGGCCTGGTCTCGGCAGCTGCTGCGGCCGTGGCAGCCTCCATCTCCAGCAAGTCTCCTGGCctctcctcgtcctcctcctcgtcctcctcctcgtcctcctctaCCTGCAGTGAGACGGCAGCACAGACCCCTGGAGGCCCAGGGGGACCCGAGGTAGGGTCCAAGCCCGAGTGA
- the POU2F2 gene encoding POU domain, class 2, transcription factor 2 isoform X6, whose protein sequence is MVHSSMGAPEIRMSKPLEAEKQGLDSPSEHTDTERNGPDTNHQNPQNKTSPFSVSPTGPSTKIKAEDPSGDSAPAAPPPPQPAQPHLPQAQLMLTGSQLAGLTALMPAQQQLLLQQAQAQLLAAAVQQSSAAAAAAASTSSSSSSSSSSASSSTSQPPASSSSGGGDLPPPQSASQPPGTPQLTLSQPIQLTAQDIQQLLQLQQLVLVPGHHLQPPAQFLLPQAQQSQPGLLPTPNLFQLPQQTQGALLTSQPRAGLPTQPPKCLEPPSHPEEPSDLEELEQFARTFKQRRIKLGFTQGDVGLAMGKLYGNDFSQTTISRFEALNLSFKNMCKLKPLLEKWLNDAETMSVDSSLPSPNQLSSPSLGFDGLPGRRRKKRTSIETNVRFALEKSFLANQKPTSEEILLIAEQLHMEKEVIRVWFCNRRQKEKRINPCSAAPMLPSPGKPASYSPHLVTPQGGAGTLPLSQASSSLSTTVTTLSSAVGTLHPSRTAGGGGAGGGAAPPLNSIPSVTPPPPATTNSTNPSPQGSHSAIGLSGLSPSTGSTMVGLSSGLSPALMSNNPLATIQALASGGTLPLTSLDSSGNLVLGAAGAAPGSPGLVTSPLFLNHAGLPLLSAPPGVGLVSAAAAAVAASISSKSPGLSSSSSSSSSSSSSTCSETAAQTPGGPGGPEVGSKPE, encoded by the exons AAATAAGAATGTCTAAGCCCCTGGAGGCCGAGAAGCAAGGTCTGGACTCTCCGTCAGAGCACACAG ACACTGAAAGAAATGGACCAGACACTAACCATCAG AACCCCCAGAATAAGACCTCCCCATTCTCGGTGTCCCCGACTGGCCCCAGTACCAAG ATCAAGGCTGAAGACCCCAGCGGCGACTCAGCCCCAGCAGCACCCCCGCCCCCGCAGCCGGCTCAGCCACACCTGCCCCAGGCCCAACTCATGTTGACTGGCAGCCAGCTAGCCGGG CTCACGGCGCTGATGCCGGCTCAGCAGCAGCTCCTCCTGCAGCAAGCGCAGGCCCAGCTCCTGGCCGCCGCCGTGCAGCAGTccagcgccgccgccgccgccgccgcctccacctcctcctcttcttcctcctcctcctcctccgcctcctcctcgACCTCAcagcccccagcctcctcctcctccggggGAGGCGACCTGCCACCACCACAGTCTGCCAGCCAGCCCCCGGGGACCCCACAGCTTACCCTGTCCCAGCCCATCCAGCTCACAGCACAG GACATCCAgcagctcctccagctccagcagctgGTGCTTGTGCCAGGCCACCACCTCCAGCCACCTGCTCAGTTCCTGCTGCCGCAGGCCCAGCAGAGTCAGCCAG GCCTGCTACCAACGCCAAATCTATTCCAGCTACCTCAGCAAACCCAGGGAGCTCTTCTGACCTCCCAGCCCCGGGCAGGGCTGCCCACACAG CCCCCCAAATGCTTGGAGCCACCATCCCATCCCGAGGAGCCCAGTGATCTGGAGGAGCTGGAGCAGTTCGCTCGCACCTTCAAGCAACGCCGCATTAAGCTGGGTTTCACACAG GGTGATGTGGGCCTGGCCATGGGCAAGCTCTATGGCAACGACTTCAGCCAGACGACCATTTCCCGCTTCGAGGCCCTCAACCTGAGCTTCAAGAACATGTGCAAACTCAAGCCCCTCCTGGAGAAGTGGCTCAATGACGCAG AGACTATGTCTGTGGACTCAAGCCTGCCCAGCCCCAACCAGCTGAGCAGCCCCAGCCTGGGTTTCGACGGGCTCCCCGGACGGAGACGCAAGAAGAGGACCAGCATCGAGACAAACGTCCGCTTCGCCTTAGAGAAGAGTTTTCTAGCG AACCAGAAGCCTACCTCAGAGGAGATCCTGCTGATCGCAGAGCAGCTGCACATGGAGAAGGAAGTAATCCGCGTCTGGTTCTGCAACCGGCGCCAGAAGGAGAAACGCATCAACCCCTGCAGCGCGGCCCCCATGCTGCCCAGCCCGGGCAAGCCGGCCAGCTACAGCCCCCACCTG gtCACACCGCAAGGGGGCGCCGGGACCCTGCCATTGTCCCAAGCTTCCAGCAGTCTGAGCACAACAG TTACTACCTTATCCTCAGCTGTGGGGACACTCCACCCCAGCCGGACagctggagggggtggggctggaggcggGGCCGCGCCCCCCCTCAATTCCATCCCCTCtgtcacccccccacccccggccaccACCAACAGCACAAATCCCAGCCCTCAAGGCAGCCACTCAGCCATCGGCTTGTCGGGCCTGAGCCCCAGCACGGG AAGCACAATGGTGGGGTTGAGCTCCGGGCTGAGTCCAGCCCTCATGAGCAACAACCCTTTGGCCACTATCCAAG ccctggcctcTGGTGGAACCCTGCCCCTTACCAGCCTTGACAGCAGCGGGAACCTGGTGCTGGGGGCGGCTGGCGCAGCCCCAGGGAGCCCAGGCCTGGTGACCTCACCGCTCTTCTTGAACCACGCTGGGCTGCCCCTGCTCAGCGCCCCGCCTGGCGTGGGCCTGGTCTCGGCAGCTGCTGCGGCCGTGGCAGCCTCCATCTCCAGCAAGTCTCCTGGCctctcctcgtcctcctcctcgtcctcctcctcgtcctcctctaCCTGCAGTGAGACGGCAGCACAGACCCCTGGAGGCCCAGGGGGACCCGAGGTAGGGTCCAAGCCCGAGTGA
- the POU2F2 gene encoding POU domain, class 2, transcription factor 2 isoform X12: MVHSSMGAPEIRMSKPLEAEKQGLDSPSEHTDTERNGPDTNHQNPQNKTSPFSVSPTGPSTKIKAEDPSGDSAPAAPPPPQPAQPHLPQAQLMLTGSQLAGLTALMPAQQQLLLQQAQAQLLAAAVQQSSAAAAAAASTSSSSSSSSSSASSSTSQPPASSSSGGGDLPPPQSASQPPGTPQLTLSQPIQLTAQDIQQLLQLQQLVLVPGHHLQPPAQFLLPQAQQSQPGLLPTPNLFQLPQQTQGALLTSQPRAGLPTQPPKCLEPPSHPEEPSDLEELEQFARTFKQRRIKLGFTQGDVGLAMGKLYGNDFSQTTISRFEALNLSFKNMCKLKPLLEKWLNDAETMSVDSSLPSPNQLSSPSLGFDGLPGRRRKKRTSIETNVRFALEKSFLANQKPTSEEILLIAEQLHMEKEVIRVWFCNRRQKEKRINPCSAAPMLPSPGKPASYSPHLVTPQGGAGTLPLSQASSSLSTTVTTLSSAVGTLHPSRTAGGGGAGGGAAPPLNSIPSVTPPPPATTNSTNPSPQGSHSAIGLSGLSPSTGPGLWWNPAPYQP; the protein is encoded by the exons AAATAAGAATGTCTAAGCCCCTGGAGGCCGAGAAGCAAGGTCTGGACTCTCCGTCAGAGCACACAG ACACTGAAAGAAATGGACCAGACACTAACCATCAG AACCCCCAGAATAAGACCTCCCCATTCTCGGTGTCCCCGACTGGCCCCAGTACCAAG ATCAAGGCTGAAGACCCCAGCGGCGACTCAGCCCCAGCAGCACCCCCGCCCCCGCAGCCGGCTCAGCCACACCTGCCCCAGGCCCAACTCATGTTGACTGGCAGCCAGCTAGCCGGG CTCACGGCGCTGATGCCGGCTCAGCAGCAGCTCCTCCTGCAGCAAGCGCAGGCCCAGCTCCTGGCCGCCGCCGTGCAGCAGTccagcgccgccgccgccgccgccgcctccacctcctcctcttcttcctcctcctcctcctccgcctcctcctcgACCTCAcagcccccagcctcctcctcctccggggGAGGCGACCTGCCACCACCACAGTCTGCCAGCCAGCCCCCGGGGACCCCACAGCTTACCCTGTCCCAGCCCATCCAGCTCACAGCACAG GACATCCAgcagctcctccagctccagcagctgGTGCTTGTGCCAGGCCACCACCTCCAGCCACCTGCTCAGTTCCTGCTGCCGCAGGCCCAGCAGAGTCAGCCAG GCCTGCTACCAACGCCAAATCTATTCCAGCTACCTCAGCAAACCCAGGGAGCTCTTCTGACCTCCCAGCCCCGGGCAGGGCTGCCCACACAG CCCCCCAAATGCTTGGAGCCACCATCCCATCCCGAGGAGCCCAGTGATCTGGAGGAGCTGGAGCAGTTCGCTCGCACCTTCAAGCAACGCCGCATTAAGCTGGGTTTCACACAG GGTGATGTGGGCCTGGCCATGGGCAAGCTCTATGGCAACGACTTCAGCCAGACGACCATTTCCCGCTTCGAGGCCCTCAACCTGAGCTTCAAGAACATGTGCAAACTCAAGCCCCTCCTGGAGAAGTGGCTCAATGACGCAG AGACTATGTCTGTGGACTCAAGCCTGCCCAGCCCCAACCAGCTGAGCAGCCCCAGCCTGGGTTTCGACGGGCTCCCCGGACGGAGACGCAAGAAGAGGACCAGCATCGAGACAAACGTCCGCTTCGCCTTAGAGAAGAGTTTTCTAGCG AACCAGAAGCCTACCTCAGAGGAGATCCTGCTGATCGCAGAGCAGCTGCACATGGAGAAGGAAGTAATCCGCGTCTGGTTCTGCAACCGGCGCCAGAAGGAGAAACGCATCAACCCCTGCAGCGCGGCCCCCATGCTGCCCAGCCCGGGCAAGCCGGCCAGCTACAGCCCCCACCTG gtCACACCGCAAGGGGGCGCCGGGACCCTGCCATTGTCCCAAGCTTCCAGCAGTCTGAGCACAACAG TTACTACCTTATCCTCAGCTGTGGGGACACTCCACCCCAGCCGGACagctggagggggtggggctggaggcggGGCCGCGCCCCCCCTCAATTCCATCCCCTCtgtcacccccccacccccggccaccACCAACAGCACAAATCCCAGCCCTCAAGGCAGCCACTCAGCCATCGGCTTGTCGGGCCTGAGCCCCAGCACGGG ccctggcctcTGGTGGAACCCTGCCCCTTACCAGCCTTGA